From the Bdellovibrio reynosensis genome, one window contains:
- a CDS encoding FecR domain-containing protein, with product MSGFGRTEKTIFLFAVATLLAFSYFLYDDSLLFPKANTGKLELIGDVSISQNDVRRKNLDTFSWVPASRQDKVFQNDSIYTGDRSEATIRLQDGSEIKIQPNSLITLNLKNGQMNLDLRYGNLTGELSGDTSVTVTSGGEEIKLETNKGTTEKPKIQFKKAHSGNVDLKLIAGEVKYVDKKKQTVKELPKNTVVAVSKKGEVKEVQKPELELKTAQNINWLRINPDDPLPFEWHGKGLSRYQLEISPTEDFSSVSVSKVTSEQKADVKDPIEPGAYFWRVKGLDEDGQTSATTSVQKMFITHLEGPQITSPLPEAQISLELKVKAKETLATSTEVQWKAQGLLKNFTWQVSQDPEFKTILKEGQTNNLAALTPKLESGSYWVRVQGTTESNKVSPWSQPVNFNLALVAHKEERPTRPVLITKKVEFVAPSGKDRNPASPEAPKIAWKPVLQTKQYHLQIAKDASFQEAERYDVTQNQVAWGQYRPGKYFYRVYARGLNGLVSEPSEVGTLDISVSGLTLDPLKSIRVIGATPQPTETPISWSEVPFAKSYLVQMDEDKNFTKPTQMEFASNTGILKIPVPGRFNVRVQALDETNKPLTEFSNIEEVLYSFRSPLAAPLLMEPFNNASIFLQTEMEPFIWLEWKKVEGATSYRIEISDKPDFSRTLIAKSLQGNRYLIKEKVPLGKIYWRVRAESKSDQESSEWTTKREFTLYHQKNETFAQ from the coding sequence ATGTCTGGATTTGGACGTACAGAAAAAACGATTTTCTTATTTGCGGTAGCAACGCTACTCGCATTTTCGTATTTTTTGTACGACGACTCTTTACTATTCCCGAAAGCCAACACCGGAAAATTGGAATTGATTGGTGACGTTTCTATCTCTCAAAACGATGTAAGACGTAAAAACCTTGATACGTTCAGTTGGGTGCCCGCTTCCCGTCAAGATAAGGTCTTCCAAAATGATTCTATCTATACTGGGGACCGCTCAGAAGCGACCATTCGCTTGCAAGATGGATCTGAAATCAAAATCCAGCCGAACTCTTTAATCACTTTGAATCTTAAAAACGGTCAAATGAATTTGGATCTGCGCTACGGTAACTTAACCGGTGAACTTTCTGGCGACACTTCAGTCACCGTTACATCTGGCGGCGAAGAAATCAAACTTGAAACCAACAAAGGCACCACCGAAAAACCTAAAATCCAATTTAAGAAAGCCCACAGTGGCAATGTCGACCTGAAGCTTATCGCCGGTGAAGTAAAATACGTCGATAAGAAAAAGCAAACCGTTAAAGAGCTTCCTAAAAACACCGTAGTCGCTGTTTCTAAAAAAGGTGAAGTTAAAGAAGTTCAAAAACCTGAGTTGGAACTTAAAACTGCACAAAACATCAACTGGTTAAGAATCAATCCTGACGATCCATTGCCGTTTGAATGGCATGGAAAAGGTTTATCAAGATACCAACTTGAAATCTCTCCGACAGAAGATTTCTCTAGCGTTTCTGTTTCTAAAGTGACAAGTGAACAAAAAGCAGATGTTAAAGATCCGATCGAGCCAGGTGCTTATTTCTGGCGCGTAAAAGGTCTTGATGAAGATGGGCAAACAAGTGCTACAACATCTGTACAAAAAATGTTTATCACGCATCTTGAAGGTCCACAGATCACAAGTCCCCTTCCCGAAGCCCAAATTTCGCTGGAACTAAAAGTGAAAGCAAAAGAGACCCTAGCTACTTCCACTGAAGTTCAATGGAAAGCACAAGGTCTTTTAAAGAACTTCACTTGGCAGGTTTCTCAAGATCCAGAATTTAAAACTATTCTTAAAGAAGGTCAGACGAATAACCTGGCAGCTTTAACACCGAAACTTGAAAGCGGCAGCTACTGGGTTCGTGTTCAAGGTACAACAGAAAGCAATAAAGTTTCACCATGGTCACAACCGGTGAACTTCAATCTTGCATTGGTGGCACATAAAGAAGAACGCCCGACACGCCCTGTTCTTATAACTAAAAAAGTAGAGTTCGTAGCTCCATCAGGGAAAGACCGCAATCCTGCATCACCAGAAGCACCTAAGATTGCATGGAAGCCCGTGTTGCAAACCAAGCAATACCATTTGCAAATTGCAAAAGACGCAAGCTTCCAAGAAGCCGAAAGATACGACGTCACACAAAACCAAGTGGCCTGGGGTCAATATCGCCCGGGTAAATACTTCTATCGCGTCTATGCTCGCGGTTTAAATGGTTTAGTCAGTGAACCAAGTGAAGTGGGAACTTTAGATATCTCGGTTAGCGGTCTGACTTTAGATCCTTTAAAATCCATCAGAGTTATTGGAGCGACCCCACAACCAACAGAAACACCCATCAGCTGGAGCGAAGTTCCATTCGCTAAATCCTATCTTGTGCAAATGGATGAAGACAAAAACTTCACAAAACCAACACAAATGGAATTTGCGTCAAACACAGGAATCTTAAAAATCCCAGTACCAGGTCGTTTCAATGTGCGCGTGCAAGCATTGGACGAAACCAACAAGCCTTTGACTGAATTTTCAAATATCGAAGAAGTGCTTTATAGCTTCCGCTCTCCTCTAGCGGCTCCACTTTTAATGGAGCCATTTAATAATGCTTCTATTTTCTTACAAACAGAGATGGAACCATTCATCTGGCTAGAGTGGAAAAAAGTAGAAGGCGCGACTTCTTATAGAATCGAAATTTCTGACAAACCTGATTTTTCACGTACTTTGATTGCGAAATCCCTGCAAGGAAATCGTTATCTTATTAAAGAAAAAGTGCCGTTGGGGAAAATCTATTGGCGCGTGCGTGCAGAATCGAAAAGCGACCAAGAATCCTCTGAATGGACTACGAAACGCGAATTCACCCTTTACCATCAAAAGAATGAGACCTTTGCACAATGA